A window from Physeter macrocephalus isolate SW-GA chromosome 11, ASM283717v5, whole genome shotgun sequence encodes these proteins:
- the SRSF5 gene encoding serine/arginine-rich splicing factor 5 isoform X2 translates to MSGCRVFIGRLNPAAREKDVERFFKGYGRIRDIDLKRGFGFVEFEDPRDADDAVYELDGKELCSERVTIEHARARSRGGRGRGRYSDRFSSRRPRNDRRNAPPVRTENRLIVENLSSRVSWQDLKDFMRQAGEVTFADAHRPKLNEGVVEFASYGDLKNAIEKLSGKEINGRKIKLIEGSKRHRSRSRSRSRTRSSSRSRSRSRSRSRKSYSRSRSRSRSRSKSRSVSRSPVPEKSQKRGSSSRSKSPASVDRQRSRSRSRSRSRSRSVDSGN, encoded by the exons ATGAGTGGCTGTCGAGTATTCATCGGGAGGCTAAATCCAGCGGCCCGGGAGAAAGACGTGGAAAGATTCTTCAAGGGGTATGGACGAATACGAGATATTGATCTGAAAAGAGGCTTTGGTTTTGTG GAGTTTGAGGATCCCAGGGATGCAGATGATGCCGTATATGAACTTGATGGAAAAGAACTCTGCAGTGAAAG GGTTACAATTGAACATGCTAGGGCTCGATCTCGAGGCGGAAGAGGTAGAGGACGCTACTCAGACCGTTTTAGTAGTCGCAGACCTCGAAATGATAGACG aaaTGCTCCACCTGTAAGAACAGAAAATCGGCTTATAGTTGAGAATTTATCTTCAAGAGTCAGCTGGCAG GATCTCAAAGATTTCATGAGACAAGCTGGGGAAGTAACCTTTGCGGATGCACATCGACCTAAATTAAATGAAGG ggTAGTTGAGTTTGCCTCTTATGGTGACTTAAAGAATGCTATTGAAAaactttctggaaaagaaataaatgggagaaaaatcaaattaattgaAGGCAGCAAAAGGCACAG GTCACGAAGCAGGTCTCGTTCCCGGACCAGGAGTTCCTCGAGGTCTCGTAGCCGATCTCGTTCCCGGAGTCGCAAGTCTTACAGCCGGTCcaggagccggagccggagccggagcaAGTCCCGTTCTGTTAGTAGGTCTCCTGTGCCTGAGAAGAGCCAGAAACGTGGTTCTTCAAGTAGATCTAAGTCTCCAGCATCTGTGGATCGCCAGAGGTCCAGGTCCAGGTCCCGGTCCCGGTCAAGGTCCAGATCAGTTGACAGTGGCAATTAA
- the SLC10A1 gene encoding hepatic sodium/bile acid cotransporter, producing MEALNESARFNFSLPHNFGKRPTDWALSVILVIILLTIMLSLGCTMEFSKIKVHFRKPKGLAIALMAQYGIMPLTAFALGKVFQLNNVEALAILICGCSPGGNLSNVFTLAIKGDMNLSIVMTTCSTFFALGMMPLLLYIYSRGIYDGTLKDKVPYGSIMISLILILIPCTIGIILKSKRPQYVRYVTKGGMILLLLCSVAVVVLSVLNVGKSILFVMTPPLLATSSLMPFIGFLLGYVLSALFRLNRQCRRTVSMETGCQNIQLCSTILNVTFPPEVIGPLFFFPLLYMIFQLGEGLLLIAIFRCYEKIKPSKNKTKMIYKADATEETIPTALGNGTHKGEACPPCTA from the exons ATGGAGGCCCTCAATGAGTCTGCCCGGTTCAACTTCTCCCTGCCGCACAACTTCGGCAAGCGGCCCACCGACTGGGCACTGAGCGTCATCCTGGTGATCATACTGTTAACCATCATGCTCTCACTGGGCTGCACCATGGAGTTCAGCAAGATCAAGGTGCACTTCCGGAAACCTAAGGGGCTGGCCATCGCCCTGATGGCGCAGTACGGCATCATGCCCCTCACTGCCTTTGCACTGGGCAAGGTCTTCCAGCTGAACAACGTCGAGGCACTGGCCATCCTGATCTGCGGCTGCTCGCCGGGGGGGAACCTCTCCAACGTCTTCACTCTGGCCATAAAAGGAGACATGAACCTCAG CATCGTGATGACCACCTGCTCTACCTTCTTTGCCCTGGGCATGATGCCCCTCCTCCTGTACATTTACTCCAGGGGTATCTATGATGGGACCCTGAAGGACAAGGTGCCCTATGGCAGCATCATGATATCACTGATCCTGATTCTCATTCCTTGCACCATAGGCATCATCCTCAAATCCAAACGGCCACAATACGTACGTTATGTCACCAAG GGAGGGATGATCCTCCTGCTTTTGTGCAGCGTGGCTGTCGTAGTGCTCTCTGTCCTCAATGTGGGCAAGAGCATTTTGTTTGTCATGACACCACCCTTGCTGGCCACCTCCTCCCTGATGCCTTTCATCGGCTTCCTGCTAGGCTACGTTCTCTCTGCCCTGTTCCGCCTCAACAGACA GTGCAGACGCACTGTCAGCATGGAGACTGGATGCCAAAATATTCAACTCTGCTCCACCATCCTCAACGTGACCTTCCCCCCTGAAGTCATTGGaccacttttcttctttcctctcctctatATGATTTTCCAGCTTGGAGAAGGGCTTCTCCTCATTGCCATCTTTCGGTGCTATGAGAAAATCAAGCCTTCCAAGA ATAAGACAAAAATGATCTACAAAGCTGATGCAACTGAAGAAACCATTCCAACAGCTCTGGGAAATGGCACCCACAAAGGAGAGGCGTGCCCCCCTTGCACAGCCTAG
- the SRSF5 gene encoding serine/arginine-rich splicing factor 5 isoform X1, whose protein sequence is MSGCRVFIGRLNPAAREKDVERFFKGYGRIRDIDLKRGFGFVEFEDPRDADDAVYELDGKELCSERVTIEHARARSRGGRGRGRYSDRFSSRRPRNDRRNAPPVRTENRLIVENLSSRVSWQDLKDFMRQAGEVTFADAHRPKLNEGVVEFASYGDLKNAIEKLSGKEINGRKIKLIEGSKRHSRSRSRSRSRTRSSSRSRSRSRSRSRKSYSRSRSRSRSRSKSRSVSRSPVPEKSQKRGSSSRSKSPASVDRQRSRSRSRSRSRSRSVDSGN, encoded by the exons ATGAGTGGCTGTCGAGTATTCATCGGGAGGCTAAATCCAGCGGCCCGGGAGAAAGACGTGGAAAGATTCTTCAAGGGGTATGGACGAATACGAGATATTGATCTGAAAAGAGGCTTTGGTTTTGTG GAGTTTGAGGATCCCAGGGATGCAGATGATGCCGTATATGAACTTGATGGAAAAGAACTCTGCAGTGAAAG GGTTACAATTGAACATGCTAGGGCTCGATCTCGAGGCGGAAGAGGTAGAGGACGCTACTCAGACCGTTTTAGTAGTCGCAGACCTCGAAATGATAGACG aaaTGCTCCACCTGTAAGAACAGAAAATCGGCTTATAGTTGAGAATTTATCTTCAAGAGTCAGCTGGCAG GATCTCAAAGATTTCATGAGACAAGCTGGGGAAGTAACCTTTGCGGATGCACATCGACCTAAATTAAATGAAGG ggTAGTTGAGTTTGCCTCTTATGGTGACTTAAAGAATGCTATTGAAAaactttctggaaaagaaataaatgggagaaaaatcaaattaattgaAGGCAGCAAAAGGCACAG taGGTCACGAAGCAGGTCTCGTTCCCGGACCAGGAGTTCCTCGAGGTCTCGTAGCCGATCTCGTTCCCGGAGTCGCAAGTCTTACAGCCGGTCcaggagccggagccggagccggagcaAGTCCCGTTCTGTTAGTAGGTCTCCTGTGCCTGAGAAGAGCCAGAAACGTGGTTCTTCAAGTAGATCTAAGTCTCCAGCATCTGTGGATCGCCAGAGGTCCAGGTCCAGGTCCCGGTCCCGGTCAAGGTCCAGATCAGTTGACAGTGGCAATTAA